The following proteins come from a genomic window of Pirellula staleyi DSM 6068:
- a CDS encoding VWA domain-containing protein: MIASSLDFLMTTPSAIGGSKMNLLPLAASFTDTIVSWFGYDASQVPEGAKVEFLLTNLPTSWGVFVLIAAVAAMLYGVVNLYRRELDTCPAWVKLLLAGMRCGVVLLLVVIFLGPSLVYLQNREVRPTLILARDASQSMNTADRYDDETAAKITSSVMNLSLEEVRRLRPTRTQIVNKVLSDPESKLLEELATRGKVQAINFSDHVERLQTRSALPPTGAERPVSTTPPTAEEASESSRAPKTPLPLLAADGRGTDLWMAIRESMSTDSPAAVVMFSDGQHTGRDDPRNAALEAKERGVPFFMVGVGDPSKPRNLRVASLYVRPQVWQDEPFEIDAIVTAQGIEAGDARVELIEQKVNESDKSLSSGAVVQTLQLEVPEGGGRLRAQFSHTAKEPGDVVYSVRVQPVDDEINEDDNQVSSAVVKVLSREKVRVLLVAGAPTWEFRLLQKLLARDKTIVVSCWLQTLDEERAQEGTRQITQLPTTREDLFYYDVIMLFDPNPQEFDEAWIELLKQFVGEHSGGLLFMAGPKHSGRLLTGARTSEFNKLLPVSFGDVGALEVASLLSSNQRSWPLKVTQANVDHPVMRFYPDRQETLQRWETLPGIFWSFPSQEPKPTATVLLEHSDPTLRSVEGPRPLLVAGRYGSGHTLYLGFNGTWRWRRAGRQAEFFDKFWIQATRYLVEGRSLEGRRRGYVQTDRDRYEIGERITVSARLQDATYNPLVAPKVEATLESTGNQPETLTLLPVANQPGSYEAALTARSTGVFTVRVRPASAGDGESATIETPFTIELPSVETNQIWLDKPLLTEIANLSGGKYFEISELSQLAEAIPNKTEVLETRGRPQPLWDTPGMLTCLIVLLAAEWWVRKQYKLL, encoded by the coding sequence GTGATCGCTTCTTCGCTCGACTTCCTGATGACCACCCCTAGCGCGATTGGCGGATCGAAGATGAATCTGTTGCCACTAGCAGCATCGTTCACCGACACCATCGTCAGTTGGTTTGGTTACGACGCTTCGCAAGTTCCCGAAGGTGCGAAGGTAGAGTTCCTGCTCACCAACTTGCCAACGAGTTGGGGAGTGTTCGTTCTGATTGCCGCAGTTGCGGCCATGCTCTACGGCGTTGTGAATCTTTATCGTCGCGAGCTCGACACGTGCCCCGCTTGGGTCAAGCTTCTCCTCGCTGGCATGCGCTGCGGTGTCGTGCTGCTGCTCGTCGTGATCTTCCTTGGCCCATCGCTGGTTTACCTGCAGAATCGCGAAGTCCGACCCACGCTCATCCTAGCACGCGATGCTTCGCAGTCGATGAATACTGCTGATCGTTACGACGATGAAACGGCAGCCAAGATTACCTCGAGCGTAATGAACCTGTCGCTCGAAGAAGTGCGCCGCCTTCGCCCGACTCGCACTCAAATCGTCAACAAAGTTCTTAGTGATCCCGAAAGCAAGCTGCTCGAAGAACTGGCGACGCGCGGCAAAGTACAAGCGATCAACTTTTCGGATCATGTAGAGCGACTGCAAACACGCTCAGCACTTCCTCCAACAGGTGCCGAGCGGCCTGTTTCCACCACGCCGCCAACCGCCGAAGAAGCAAGCGAAAGCTCACGTGCTCCGAAAACTCCCCTCCCTTTACTGGCGGCGGATGGCCGAGGGACCGATTTGTGGATGGCAATTCGCGAATCGATGTCGACCGATTCACCCGCTGCGGTGGTGATGTTTTCCGACGGACAGCACACCGGCCGCGACGACCCACGCAACGCCGCTCTTGAAGCCAAGGAGCGAGGCGTTCCGTTTTTCATGGTCGGTGTGGGTGACCCGAGCAAGCCACGCAATTTGCGAGTGGCGAGTCTCTATGTGCGTCCCCAAGTTTGGCAAGACGAACCATTTGAGATCGATGCGATTGTTACCGCCCAAGGAATTGAAGCGGGCGATGCGCGGGTCGAATTGATCGAACAAAAGGTGAACGAAAGCGATAAATCGCTCAGCAGTGGTGCTGTAGTGCAGACACTGCAACTAGAAGTTCCCGAGGGTGGTGGTCGCCTGCGTGCGCAGTTCTCGCATACAGCTAAAGAGCCGGGGGACGTGGTCTACAGCGTACGCGTCCAGCCTGTCGACGACGAAATCAACGAAGACGACAATCAGGTTTCGTCGGCTGTGGTGAAAGTTCTCAGCCGCGAGAAAGTGCGTGTCCTTCTCGTTGCCGGCGCTCCGACCTGGGAGTTCCGCTTACTTCAAAAGCTGCTAGCGCGCGACAAGACAATCGTCGTTAGCTGCTGGCTACAAACGCTGGACGAAGAGCGTGCGCAAGAGGGTACGCGTCAAATCACCCAGCTCCCTACTACGCGGGAAGACCTGTTCTATTACGACGTGATCATGCTCTTCGATCCCAATCCCCAAGAGTTCGATGAAGCTTGGATTGAGCTGCTGAAACAGTTCGTGGGCGAACACTCCGGTGGCCTACTTTTCATGGCTGGCCCAAAACATTCCGGCCGTTTGCTTACGGGTGCACGAACTAGCGAGTTCAACAAGCTTCTGCCGGTCTCGTTTGGCGACGTAGGGGCTCTCGAAGTTGCCTCGCTTTTGTCGTCGAATCAGCGTAGCTGGCCCCTTAAGGTCACGCAGGCCAACGTCGATCACCCGGTGATGCGTTTTTATCCAGATCGTCAAGAAACGCTGCAGCGCTGGGAAACATTACCCGGCATTTTCTGGAGTTTTCCTTCGCAAGAACCGAAACCGACTGCCACCGTGCTGCTCGAACATAGTGACCCCACCCTGCGCAGCGTCGAAGGTCCGCGACCGCTGCTGGTCGCCGGTCGTTATGGCTCCGGGCACACCCTCTATCTCGGTTTCAATGGAACTTGGCGTTGGCGGCGAGCGGGACGCCAAGCGGAGTTCTTCGACAAATTCTGGATTCAAGCAACACGCTATCTGGTGGAAGGTCGCTCGCTGGAGGGACGTCGTCGTGGCTATGTGCAAACCGATCGCGATCGCTATGAGATCGGCGAACGGATCACAGTCTCCGCTCGGCTGCAGGATGCCACCTACAATCCGCTCGTTGCTCCCAAAGTTGAAGCGACGCTCGAGTCTACGGGTAATCAGCCCGAAACTCTCACGCTGCTTCCCGTTGCCAATCAGCCTGGGTCTTACGAGGCGGCTCTCACTGCGCGATCGACTGGCGTGTTCACCGTGCGTGTTCGTCCCGCAAGTGCTGGTGATGGTGAATCGGCAACCATCGAGACACCTTTCACCATCGAACTACCGAGTGTTGAAACCAATCAGATTTGGCTCGATAAGCCGCTGCTCACTGAGATTGCGAATCTGTCGGGTGGCAAGTACTTCGAGATCAGTGAACTGAGCCAACTTGCAGAAGCAATTCCTAACAAAACGGAAGTGCTGGAGACTCGCGGCCGACCTCAGCCGCTGTGGGATACGCCCGGCATGCTCACCTGTTTGATCGTGCTGCTGGCTGCTGAGTGGTGGGTTCGTAAGCAGTACAAACTGCTGTAG
- a CDS encoding sigma-70 family RNA polymerase sigma factor, which produces MNHLGIELKELVAKGNTQGYLTYEDVNNYLPDQDVNPEKLDNLLVALEHAGIELVDQPPVEPGKPRLFVPRESDAVPLKPEESKKLNSDPIRLYLSQMAEIPLLSRQEEISLAKKIEVTRKRFRRTILSCDYAMRATVQTLTQVYAGELPFDRTIKVSLTEQLTKEQILARMPHNLRSIEQLLGRNKKAFGKLIRPSTSREERQQSRRTFLRGRGKCLQLVEELSLRTRRVQPLMKEMEQLASRMERVRARLKAIKQEDGRRFERRSLRRELHHLMMETLESPRSLRARCVAMQRQYIEYEAAKRQLSSGNLRLVVSIAKKYRNRGLSFLDLIQEGNTGLMRAVDKYEYRRGFKFSTYATWWIRQAITRAIADQARTIRIPVHMIDVLSKLRNVQKKLLQELGREPTTEEVTALVDLPLEEVKRVLDIGRHPVSLDRPVGDSEDSSFGEFIEDTASDNPVLCATNGILRERIDGLLKTLTWREREIIRLRYGLCDGYTYTLEEVGRIFKVTRERVRQIEAKAVRKLQHPVRSKQLEGFLKQMAS; this is translated from the coding sequence ATGAATCATCTTGGAATCGAACTAAAAGAATTGGTCGCCAAGGGAAACACCCAAGGCTATCTGACCTACGAAGACGTCAACAACTATCTGCCCGATCAAGACGTCAATCCTGAAAAGCTCGACAACCTGCTCGTGGCACTCGAACATGCCGGAATCGAACTGGTGGATCAGCCACCGGTAGAGCCAGGCAAACCTCGTTTGTTTGTACCGCGCGAAAGCGATGCAGTTCCGCTGAAGCCTGAAGAGAGCAAAAAGCTCAACAGCGATCCGATTCGACTCTACCTCTCGCAAATGGCGGAAATCCCGCTCCTTTCGCGTCAGGAAGAGATCTCGCTGGCCAAAAAAATCGAGGTGACGCGCAAGCGTTTCCGCCGCACTATTTTGTCGTGCGACTATGCAATGCGCGCCACCGTGCAAACACTCACCCAAGTGTACGCCGGTGAATTGCCCTTCGACCGGACGATCAAAGTTTCGCTCACCGAGCAGCTGACCAAGGAACAGATTCTGGCACGCATGCCGCACAATTTGCGTTCGATCGAGCAATTGCTCGGCCGCAACAAAAAGGCGTTCGGCAAGTTGATTCGTCCCAGCACTTCGCGCGAAGAACGTCAGCAATCGCGACGCACGTTTTTGCGAGGACGAGGCAAGTGCCTGCAATTGGTCGAAGAGCTCAGTTTGCGCACGCGCCGCGTTCAGCCGCTGATGAAAGAGATGGAGCAACTCGCATCGCGTATGGAGCGCGTCCGTGCTCGTCTCAAAGCAATCAAGCAGGAAGATGGCCGACGCTTCGAGCGTCGCTCGCTCCGCCGCGAACTTCATCACCTGATGATGGAAACGCTCGAAAGCCCCCGTTCGCTCCGCGCTCGCTGCGTGGCAATGCAACGTCAGTACATCGAATACGAAGCAGCGAAGCGTCAACTCTCGAGCGGCAACTTGCGGCTCGTGGTGTCGATCGCCAAGAAGTATCGTAATCGTGGACTCTCGTTCCTCGACCTGATTCAGGAAGGGAACACCGGCCTGATGCGCGCGGTGGACAAGTACGAATATCGTCGTGGGTTTAAGTTCTCGACCTATGCCACATGGTGGATTCGTCAGGCGATTACACGCGCGATTGCTGACCAAGCACGTACGATTCGCATTCCCGTGCACATGATCGATGTCCTTTCGAAGCTGCGCAACGTGCAGAAAAAGTTGCTGCAAGAACTTGGCCGCGAACCGACGACCGAAGAAGTGACCGCGCTCGTCGACTTGCCGCTCGAAGAAGTAAAGCGCGTGCTCGACATCGGTCGTCATCCGGTGAGCCTTGATCGCCCGGTGGGTGACAGTGAAGACTCGAGCTTTGGCGAGTTCATCGAAGATACGGCCAGCGACAATCCCGTGCTCTGCGCGACCAATGGCATCCTTCGTGAACGGATTGATGGCCTGCTGAAGACCCTCACGTGGCGCGAACGCGAAATCATTCGCCTTCGTTACGGCCTGTGCGACGGCTATACCTACACGCTTGAAGAGGTAGGTCGCATTTTCAAAGTGACCCGCGAACGTGTTCGTCAAATCGAAGCCAAAGCGGTCCGAAAACTTCAGCATCCAGTGCGCAGCAAACAGCTGGAAGGCTTTTTGAAGCAAATGGCGAGCTAG
- the dnaG gene encoding DNA primase — MAVLSGDAKEQVRQAVSIVDVVGSYMELRRSGRLFVGLCPWHNDSKPSLQVNPDRQTWKCWVCDIGGDIFSFIMQKEGCDFREALTMLADRAGVKLVEQQHSKPVEPGSPNDKNTLLACTEWARQQYHECFLRSEIAAAARDYVRERGITDESIRKFSIGYAPDQWSWLIDRARTARFSPAVLEATGLAGKSERGTHYDRFKGRLIFPIRDPLGRPIAFGGRILPGASQADAAKYINSPETRLFSKSENLYALDIAKEVVSKSRSLTVVEGYTDVIMCHQYGLKNVVAVLGTALNSRHIQLIRRFADSVTLLLDGDEAGQRRTNEILELFVSSQLDLRILTLPDEYDPAEILQEKGGDEVRRLLATAVDALEHKIRLAIQGIDPVRDTHLANKALEGILTLLAKGVDPANAADTTALRLKQILARLARVFRLDDLDIATRFKQLQPKTAKLETTKPITAAEYQLASIPPRESELLEIMALHEELVPIALGELSDVDITSQAAREVFVAYREMEESGGSLEFGAILASIENPALKSLLAGLVEVASQKEPKALHDAPTRMRAVLNSFRHHQKQRELLATEEALASKQMSEDEEVDVLKQLIDAKRQQQGIISPMDG, encoded by the coding sequence ATGGCAGTGCTCAGCGGCGATGCAAAAGAGCAAGTACGACAAGCGGTTTCGATCGTCGATGTGGTCGGCAGTTACATGGAACTGCGTCGCAGCGGACGATTGTTCGTTGGTCTTTGCCCTTGGCACAACGACAGCAAGCCCAGTTTGCAGGTCAACCCCGACCGCCAGACATGGAAATGCTGGGTCTGCGATATCGGCGGAGACATCTTTAGTTTCATCATGCAGAAAGAGGGCTGCGATTTTCGCGAAGCCCTCACCATGCTCGCCGATCGCGCGGGCGTGAAACTGGTTGAACAGCAGCACAGCAAACCGGTTGAGCCTGGTAGCCCCAACGACAAGAACACCCTGCTAGCCTGCACCGAATGGGCGCGACAGCAGTATCACGAATGTTTTTTGCGTAGCGAGATCGCTGCTGCGGCTCGCGATTATGTTCGCGAGCGTGGCATCACCGACGAAAGCATCCGTAAGTTTTCGATTGGCTATGCGCCGGATCAGTGGAGCTGGTTGATCGACCGAGCTCGCACTGCACGCTTTTCACCTGCCGTGCTCGAAGCGACGGGACTCGCCGGCAAGTCGGAACGTGGCACGCACTACGATCGGTTCAAAGGTCGGCTGATCTTCCCGATTCGCGATCCTCTGGGTCGTCCGATTGCTTTTGGCGGACGTATTTTGCCGGGAGCATCGCAGGCAGATGCCGCCAAGTACATCAACTCTCCCGAAACCCGATTGTTCTCGAAGAGCGAAAATCTCTACGCCCTCGACATCGCCAAAGAAGTGGTCAGCAAGTCACGCTCGCTCACGGTGGTGGAAGGCTATACCGACGTGATCATGTGCCATCAGTATGGACTGAAGAACGTGGTGGCTGTGCTCGGAACGGCTTTGAACAGCCGCCATATTCAGCTGATTCGCCGATTTGCCGATTCGGTCACACTGCTGCTCGATGGCGATGAGGCGGGACAAAGGCGCACCAATGAAATCCTGGAACTGTTTGTCTCGTCGCAGCTGGACCTGAGAATTCTCACGCTCCCCGACGAGTACGATCCGGCCGAAATCCTGCAGGAAAAAGGGGGAGACGAGGTTCGTCGACTCCTCGCAACGGCAGTGGACGCGCTCGAGCACAAAATTCGGCTCGCGATTCAAGGGATCGATCCGGTTCGCGATACGCATCTGGCCAACAAGGCGCTCGAAGGAATTCTTACGCTGCTGGCCAAGGGTGTGGATCCTGCGAATGCGGCTGATACGACGGCGCTGCGACTGAAGCAGATTTTGGCTCGCTTGGCACGTGTGTTTCGGCTCGACGATCTCGATATTGCGACGCGTTTCAAGCAGTTGCAGCCGAAGACCGCGAAACTCGAAACGACGAAACCGATCACTGCAGCAGAGTACCAACTTGCTTCGATTCCTCCGCGCGAGTCGGAATTGCTCGAGATCATGGCGCTGCATGAAGAACTCGTGCCGATTGCCCTCGGCGAACTCAGCGATGTCGATATCACCTCGCAAGCGGCTCGCGAAGTTTTCGTAGCCTATCGCGAGATGGAAGAGTCGGGGGGATCGCTCGAATTTGGTGCGATCCTTGCTTCGATCGAGAATCCCGCCCTCAAGAGCCTGCTGGCTGGGCTCGTCGAAGTTGCATCCCAAAAAGAACCCAAGGCACTCCACGATGCGCCCACGCGCATGCGGGCTGTGCTTAATAGCTTTCGTCACCATCAGAAGCAGCGTGAACTTCTGGCAACCGAGGAAGCGCTCGCTAGTAAACAGATGAGCGAAGACGAGGAGGTGGATGTTTTGAAACAACTGATCGACGCGAAACGACAACAGCAGGGAATCATTTCACCCATGGATGGGTGA
- a CDS encoding HEAT repeat domain-containing protein, giving the protein MLVGLGSIAVAQEGAVEIELKKAIVKEAIKEAAAARAKVDVEKVRDAAGDKTAEATTAEPGVSPQIAVLARYDLQPTSESLIKYFDAMQPSPERRTELEQHIRELGSESFAARETAMKLLMRQPAGLHDVLVSATKSDDPEIRWRSKRILDQTQAEGRSLLFAALTIIREENLPGLASSLLKSLPLCDEEHLRIALRRALIATATTKDLPMLVEGLSEADPQHRIAVLGAIAELDTARSVELSLKLLSDDAPIVRATSARILAVNNRRESLPTLVKLLDADDVAVRLEAFRTLRSYTGEAFGFTVYAPKEERSAPLEKWNEWLEKSSSTALLKHPLDNVPIDLGRILVTNHGQNKVIEFDVTGKKLWERATGVQPWACQGLPNGHRLIGSFNERSLVEYDDTGKEVWRYDGLPGGPTSVERLENGNTLIACTEGSQVLEIDPAKKIVWKAALEGRPVDARRLEDGRTLVALQNVQKVIEIDASGKTVWEIGGVGMPFSVQRLENGNTLVCSLNLQEIREYSRDGKVVWQQGKFKNPYSAQRLATGTTVVVDSTGVTEIDAAGKELRKIDMPALSRAWRF; this is encoded by the coding sequence GTGCTGGTTGGTCTTGGCTCGATAGCCGTTGCACAAGAGGGCGCTGTAGAGATCGAACTTAAGAAGGCAATCGTTAAGGAAGCGATCAAAGAAGCTGCTGCTGCCCGGGCCAAGGTGGATGTCGAAAAAGTTCGCGACGCTGCTGGTGACAAAACAGCTGAGGCGACCACTGCTGAGCCCGGAGTTTCGCCCCAGATTGCAGTGCTTGCGCGTTACGACCTTCAGCCAACGAGCGAATCGCTCATCAAGTATTTTGATGCGATGCAGCCGAGCCCCGAGCGACGCACTGAACTCGAGCAGCATATACGGGAACTCGGGAGCGAGAGTTTCGCAGCACGCGAGACGGCCATGAAGCTGCTCATGCGGCAACCAGCCGGCCTGCACGATGTGCTCGTCAGTGCCACCAAGAGTGACGATCCGGAAATCCGCTGGCGCTCGAAACGCATTCTCGATCAAACCCAGGCAGAAGGTCGTTCGCTTTTGTTTGCGGCCCTCACGATCATTCGCGAAGAGAACCTGCCAGGGCTCGCCTCTTCGCTGCTAAAATCGCTACCTCTTTGCGACGAAGAGCATCTGCGGATTGCACTGCGCCGCGCTCTGATCGCCACGGCAACCACCAAAGATTTGCCAATGCTTGTCGAAGGACTCAGCGAGGCCGATCCTCAGCACCGCATTGCCGTGCTCGGTGCCATTGCCGAACTCGACACCGCTCGCTCGGTCGAACTTTCACTCAAGCTCCTCAGCGACGATGCTCCGATTGTGCGGGCCACATCAGCTCGCATCTTAGCAGTAAACAATCGCCGCGAATCGCTCCCAACGCTTGTCAAGCTGCTCGATGCCGATGATGTCGCGGTGCGACTCGAAGCCTTTCGAACCCTTCGTAGCTACACTGGCGAGGCGTTTGGATTTACCGTCTATGCTCCGAAAGAAGAACGCTCGGCGCCACTCGAGAAGTGGAATGAATGGCTCGAAAAGAGTTCCTCCACCGCGCTCCTCAAACATCCCCTCGATAATGTTCCGATCGATCTTGGTCGCATCTTGGTGACCAATCACGGCCAGAACAAAGTGATCGAATTCGATGTGACTGGCAAGAAACTTTGGGAGCGTGCGACCGGTGTTCAGCCCTGGGCCTGCCAAGGGCTTCCCAATGGACATCGCCTGATCGGCAGCTTCAACGAGCGTTCGCTAGTGGAGTACGACGACACAGGTAAAGAAGTTTGGCGCTACGATGGCCTTCCCGGAGGTCCCACAAGTGTCGAACGACTCGAGAATGGCAACACACTGATTGCCTGCACAGAAGGCTCGCAAGTCCTCGAGATCGATCCGGCGAAGAAAATCGTTTGGAAAGCGGCTCTCGAAGGGCGTCCTGTGGATGCGCGGCGACTAGAAGATGGTCGCACACTCGTGGCGCTGCAGAACGTGCAGAAGGTGATTGAAATCGATGCCTCCGGCAAAACAGTGTGGGAAATCGGCGGCGTCGGGATGCCTTTTTCCGTACAACGTCTCGAAAATGGCAACACCTTAGTTTGCTCTCTGAACCTGCAAGAGATTCGCGAATACAGCCGCGATGGAAAAGTGGTTTGGCAGCAGGGAAAGTTTAAGAATCCGTATTCAGCGCAACGCTTGGCGACTGGCACCACGGTTGTGGTCGATTCCACCGGCGTGACCGAGATAGATGCTGCGGGTAAAGAACTCCGAAAGATCGACATGCCTGCTCTCAGCCGCGCGTGGAGATTTTAG
- a CDS encoding C4-type zinc ribbon domain-containing protein, whose product MTTLTETLRTLHRIHQQLADLQDRLARGPRQIKVTEANVKKCEADIATAKELYKTARISSDERQLQLKQREARIKDLQTKLHGANNNKEYQLLKDQIAADQQANSVLSDEILEGLERLDALQENVKGAEVVLSKTKDELAKVKARVDEQQERLESELVRVQSELAEAEKPLPEEMRAEYNRLVKGRGADAFGPLDGGTCGGCFTMLSPQTIDQLRLNKLVYCKSCGRLMYAPEE is encoded by the coding sequence ATGACCACGCTGACCGAAACGCTGCGAACACTTCACCGAATTCATCAGCAACTCGCCGATTTGCAAGATCGACTTGCGCGAGGGCCACGGCAGATTAAGGTGACGGAAGCGAACGTCAAAAAATGCGAAGCTGATATCGCTACGGCGAAAGAGCTCTACAAAACAGCCCGCATTTCTTCGGACGAACGTCAGCTGCAACTCAAGCAGCGTGAGGCTCGCATCAAGGACCTGCAGACAAAGCTCCACGGAGCCAACAATAACAAAGAGTATCAGCTGCTGAAGGATCAGATTGCCGCCGATCAGCAAGCCAACAGCGTCCTTTCGGACGAGATTCTCGAGGGACTCGAGCGACTCGATGCGCTGCAAGAGAATGTCAAAGGGGCTGAGGTGGTTTTGTCCAAAACCAAGGACGAACTTGCCAAAGTGAAGGCCCGTGTCGACGAGCAGCAAGAGCGGCTCGAGAGCGAACTCGTGCGGGTGCAATCGGAACTCGCCGAAGCTGAAAAGCCACTCCCCGAGGAAATGCGAGCTGAATACAACCGCCTGGTGAAGGGTCGCGGCGCCGACGCTTTCGGGCCACTCGATGGCGGAACTTGTGGCGGCTGTTTCACCATGCTCTCCCCCCAAACGATCGATCAGCTGCGGCTGAACAAGCTGGTCTACTGCAAGAGCTGCGGCCGGCTGATGTACGCTCCGGAAGAATAG